In the genome of Polaribacter sp. MED152, one region contains:
- a CDS encoding PA2169 family four-helix-bundle protein, translating into MKYSEKVSNQLNELLEKNYDAEKGYLNAAENVDSTRLKIFFKNRASERSEFAKNLRTEILSYGQIPEDNGTFTGAMHRNWMSLKSLFTSNDEEAILEEALRGEKASFDEYCEILKDNEFAPSTEKMLDRQKIKIQSAINSLMVEEELA; encoded by the coding sequence ATGAAGTATAGTGAAAAAGTTTCGAATCAATTAAATGAATTGTTAGAGAAGAATTATGATGCCGAAAAAGGGTATTTAAATGCTGCTGAAAATGTAGATAGTACAAGACTAAAAATCTTTTTTAAAAATAGAGCCTCTGAAAGAAGTGAGTTTGCAAAAAATTTAAGAACAGAGATTTTATCTTATGGACAAATTCCAGAAGATAATGGAACCTTTACAGGAGCCATGCACAGAAACTGGATGTCTTTAAAATCTTTATTCACATCAAACGATGAAGAAGCTATTTTAGAAGAAGCTCTTAGAGGTGAAAAAGCTAGTTTTGATGAATATTGCGAAATTTTAAAAGACAACGAATTTGCACCAAGTACAGAGAAAATGTTAGATAGACAGAAAATTAAAATTCAGTCTGCAATTAACTCATTAATGGTAGAAGAAGAGTTAGCATAA
- a CDS encoding 30S ribosomal protein S16, whose product MPVKIRLQRHGKKGKPFYWIVAADARAKRDGRYLEKIGTYNPNVNPAEINLDVDGAVKWLQNGAQPTDTAKAILSYKGAMLKNHLVGGVRKGALTEEQAEEKFNAWLAEKEGKVSSKEEKLAKAEADAKAKALEAEKAVNEARIAANLPEVEEAGDATEEVEALEVAAEEGAAAADSEVAEEEKSAE is encoded by the coding sequence ATGCCAGTAAAGATTAGATTACAAAGACATGGTAAAAAAGGCAAGCCATTTTATTGGATTGTTGCTGCAGATGCACGTGCAAAGAGAGATGGACGCTATTTAGAAAAAATAGGTACCTACAACCCAAATGTAAACCCAGCTGAAATTAACTTAGATGTTGATGGTGCTGTAAAATGGTTACAAAATGGTGCTCAGCCAACTGATACTGCAAAAGCAATTTTATCTTACAAAGGAGCTATGCTAAAAAATCATTTAGTAGGTGGTGTAAGAAAAGGAGCTTTAACTGAAGAGCAAGCAGAAGAGAAATTTAATGCTTGGTTAGCAGAGAAAGAAGGTAAAGTTTCTTCTAAAGAAGAAAAATTAGCAAAAGCTGAGGCAGACGCTAAAGCAAAAGCTTTAGAAGCTGAAAAGGCTGTAAATGAAGCTAGAATTGCTGCAAACTTACCAGAAGTAGAAGAAGCTGGTGATGCTACTGAAGAAGTAGAAGCATTAGAAGTTGCTGCTGAAGAAGGAGCTGCTGCTGCAGATTCTGAAGTTGCAGAAGAAGAAAAATCAGCTGAGTAA
- the rimM gene encoding ribosome maturation factor RimM (Essential for efficient processing of 16S rRNA), producing the protein MRKEECFYLGRIVTKYSFKGEVVIKLDTDEPELYKNMESVYVEFGSNLVPFFIEKSSLHKGNQLRVQFEDVYSEEEADSILKCGIYLPLDLLPKLSGDKFYFHEVIGFKVMDANYGEVGSIVHINDKAAQPLFEIDSNGKEVFIPMIDDFIKKVDRANKTIEVETPEGLIELYLNS; encoded by the coding sequence ATGCGTAAAGAAGAGTGTTTTTACTTAGGCAGAATCGTAACAAAATATAGTTTTAAGGGTGAAGTTGTTATCAAATTAGATACAGACGAACCTGAGTTGTATAAAAATATGGAATCAGTTTATGTCGAATTTGGCAGTAATCTGGTTCCATTTTTTATTGAAAAAAGTTCACTACACAAAGGAAATCAATTGCGAGTTCAGTTTGAAGATGTTTATTCTGAAGAAGAAGCAGATTCTATTTTAAAATGTGGTATTTATTTGCCTTTAGATTTGTTGCCTAAATTATCTGGAGATAAATTTTATTTTCACGAAGTAATTGGTTTTAAAGTTATGGATGCCAATTATGGTGAAGTTGGTTCTATTGTGCATATTAATGATAAAGCTGCACAACCATTGTTTGAAATAGATAGTAATGGAAAAGAGGTTTTTATACCTATGATAGATGATTTCATAAAAAAAGTAGACAGAGCAAACAAAACTATTGAAGTCGAAACTCCAGAAGGCTTAATAGAATTGTACTTAAATAGTTAG